The region aaaaacagaaaaacaacgaCTCCTTGTTCATTTGTAGATATCTTCAACCACATAAAGTGAGTAATGTATTTGGAATTGGATATATCTTCATTTAAACAGATCATTACATAAACACCTCTCCACCATCCAGTCCACATCGCTTTACAAGACACTGATATGCAGAATAAATTGATTGTTAAGTAAGGCTAACTGGCTTTTACATGTAAGCCTATCTTGCTAATTGGTTACCATGAAAACACAAGGAAAATACACACCTGTTGTCCAATAAAAGTATAATGATATGTTTTAGTTCAAATTCACTTTACAACATCAGTCGACTCTTTGAAATAACTTATTATTGTAATCTGACATGGTTTTATTATGAATGAGGCAGAAATCATGCCACTTTATATTATTCTATACAGTGATAAAGGTTATATCAATTAGCATtgcatttcaacatttattcttattaaaatattaaaatatttgggtccccaaaaattgtattaattagcAAACAAATGTATGATCAAAAAAGAGAGAGGTAATCGAAGCCCTGGCCCTGCTGCAAATATCTAGATACTTACATCCCCAGCTCACCCATATAGACACAGAGtaaaatgaaattctgaaaaaCTATCTAtcacttcttcttgctttactcCTTCCAATACTTCCCGAAAACAATTTCACCTGATGATTTGAGTAGCTCTTTTTGTAAATTTCTAGGATGATTGGAGTAATTTTGCAGGGCAGGCTACTCTCCACTTCAACACGGTCAGCGTCTGCGTGTCAATGGAAAAACTCTCTAAACTATCAAGGTaagataattatattttactttatattagcCGAATTACTGCTGCTGTTATATAATTGgatgtacatatttttaaaaatgtttgaaaatacagtaatggcAGAGTCACTAATGAAACTTAATGAAGCCAGTCGGGATTGAACTGTCAAACTGAAGGGTCAACGTTAACgttgtataaaaaaattaaaaggttggCAGTTTACTTAGCAAAcataggattttttatttataaattcattGGGCAGAGGCTTAAAACAAGTttcaatgctttttaatgtttctgcgTGTAACGCAAACGCCCATATAACGTTTTCACTtccattaaaacacttttaatgtGAGCGCATACAGGCACTTCTGCTTCATAATAGATTAAAAATGCTATCTTTGTGGGAAAACATGTCGGATGTGCCAGTAGAAAATAAATGGTGTAAATATAAAAGTTTGAAGAGTTAATGTGCTTAATTAGAGAACAGATATcagctgtgtctcatttagaaTTTATGCTATTACATTCAGTTTGGTAGTTAACCTTTTATAAAAATCCTGATAAAAACATTCATGAGAGCACGTTCCATATAGCAATGCTTTTTAATGAACGTTATTACATTAATAAGCATTGTTGGtgcatgaataataaatttaTCCACACTTAACAGGTAGTAAAGTATCAAATTGggataaactaaaataatgtcTGATTTATTAATGTCCATCTCCCCAAAACAGACAGCACAGAGAGTGTAATGAGTTGCACTTTAGGTGTTAGTAATTTTTCCGTGAAAACATCTCCCCGTGCGATGGCATGGCACCATCACAGATTTATTGTGAAGATGAAAGCCGACAAGAGTGTGGTTAGTTAACTTTAACTTTAGGCCTTTAACTTATGACCAATAGGGAGACTCGTGAAGACCTAAAAGTCGTACGAGTTTGTTAAATAGGTACAGGTAGGTGAACTTTAAAACACTTGAAGTAAACTCATTTGTTTTATCAATTAAGCCGTGCTAACTAGCATTTCCCTCCTGCAGTGGTGCTGACTGACCGGCTGGACCATCATGAGGCAGACGGGAAGAGTCGTCGCCATAAAGAAGACCATTTTATATGTTCTGAGATGATATGTGTTCTCTGAATATTGTTGTATAGTCTTACTAATTAAGTACATTAActcttcaaacttttattttcatatttacaccATTTATTTTCCACTGGCACAATGTGTTATCTATGAATTTACTTGTAAgctatatttatgtttaatatagttaatattCTGGTAATTCTGCGTTGTTAAAGTTCAgctctgaaaaataaaagatgaatcgTGAATAAAGCTGTTGGTGTGAAGCAATAACTTGTGTTactgaatatataacaaaataataaaataatagcacttttaaaattacatttctatacTGAATAGTGTCACTTTTAACTTGTTCATATTACCTTTAGTAGTATAACTTGGGCAAAAATATGAAGTACTGGCACAACTTAATTATAACTacacatgctttttaatgcttttgtaaatgttttagtagtattttaaaagaattgacttttctgtttttctttctctactGTTTATTTTAGGTATGAAGCTGAGAAGTCTGCACAGGCCcaggaataataccatttcatcctgttctattcaagtatttttgtattaacactttctatgaagcccatattatacattataagggtattcttaaaggATTATAAGGAATGCATTATGATACAACTTATAATATGTtggatcatctcatgaatattcataagaacaggtTTAATATATtcacttatttgtggttatagcttttaagagtataattatttataacacaatgaacatgttgcattcacttttacaatggattatatttctaatagttataatgtattataagtctcatatcttgccatttttctgatgctacttaaagcagtcaaagaccacttataagtagtagtagtaataataataataataattttaaaaatgttttcactcaaacagccataagatcagatatcagatcagatgaagttgtaatatgacacatttgctttgaatttgttttattgtaatatcagtttgattattttgattttaccCCTTAGACAGCTGTTGGGTAACTCTGCAACTATATCAGCTAGCGGTCATTGGAGTATTactatgtctgctactgtaaatatatgctaacactttattttgatggtcaaccaacagataaactgacatcAGTACGTCAGCTTACTCTACCatactagattctaccattcttgagcatactaatactctaatgagagttagttgggaTGTAGTGGCAAAGCTGCTTATAAtcgattgattaaggggaccatcaaaataaaatgttaccatataaaagattgaatttttttttcagttaagagTATTAAACACACATTAACTAGCATTAGCTCCAAAGGAAACACTCAagtaacactcaacatctaaccactcacaagctgtagtaagatactgtgcagatcttaaatatGATCTTAAACAAtgtgatacagtccattatagtgaaaattaagtagattttatatggtgttcattgtgttataaataatcatactcttaaacttataaccatgatgaattatattatgtattgtattatgatgtattataattgtaatgattattcatgagttgatataagATATTaagttttttataatgcattatgcattcattataatgccttaagagtacccttataatgtattataaatatgggcttcatagaaagtgttaccgtatttttatccagtttttatcctgttttgttttatttcgttttacccaataaaaaatgtgatttagaGATTCTGAGTTGAAGTCATTTTCTTCACATTAGaactattttaacatgtaatttaaaatgtatttattgcataGCACATTAACGTTATCCAGaggaattaataaagaaatataaatgggGCCCAGTTTTGACCCACTGTGGTCCCACTAAAACCCCATATAAGGGTCTAGTGTAATCACCCATCTGGGCCCCATGTTTGTACCCCCCCAATGGGCCCCACTTGGAGCCCACTATGGAACCATCATGGGCCCCTATGGGTTAACACACACAGGGCCCAAGTGGAGCCGATGGACAAAAATGTATGGGTCCCATTTGGGTTGCCCATGCAGGGCCCAACTGACAGCCCACCAAAAACCCACATGGGGCCCACATGGAAATGTTGGCTGGGGGACACCGCTATGGCGCGTACTGAAAAACGAAAGTATATGATTCAAATCAGTATAAGAAAGTAGCTTCCCACCTTCAGTTCCATACAAGACTGAAACCAGCTTATTGGCAGCTTCTAATTAATGTTATCCGTTTAAAATAACcttctttattattaatttctaaaaccAGACCCGTATTTTTCCCACCAACATGTCCCTTTAGGACATTCGGGTGATATTAAATTACTTGACCCGTGATTTAAGATTTTGGTCTTGCTGGCCATAGTCATTCATCCCACTATCAGTGAGCCGGCACCTCATCTAGGTTACAATTCTTGTATTTGAACGCCACAATGTGGCCTCAAAGATTAGGCTACCCCTTGCCTACTCTGACTCGATTAACTACATTGGTGAAcgtgatttaaattaattaattaattaatctgaaaataaataaatgtataaattactaataaatgtggaaacaaataaataaggcaATAAGTACATAAGTATGGaagtaaataaaagtgaaaataaatagagaaaataaaatgtgaaaatatgaacaaatatacatCAATAATAAGGAAatgaaagtatatttatttatttatttataattttttatttggcaTTCCATACATGACTGACGACACTGCGACTAATAAAAACCCAAACACCAGCTGATTACCATTGTTATGCAACCATCTCGAAAAACACTGTTAGGTGCCAACGagtgtaaatgtaacattttatgttttttaaggatGTCCTCTTGCAGTAATTCGGTTGTCCTCTTCTTGAGTTGGCACTTTGCTTCTGTGCCCAATTGCACAAGTTTATAAATTATTCTAACGTGTTCAAATGTTCACTGGATTTTCTAAAAGATCATTAAATTTGTTTAATGATCTTAGCTGTTATGGAGCTCTTGCTGTATGTTGTTGAGAAGGCCCCtccctgtgtgtgtttctgctgtatCGAGTTCTCTGGTGTATGACAGGCAGTGTACATCATAGCTGTGGCCGAAAACAGCCTAAATATACACTCTCTTTATCACACCCCATTTCATCTTTAACTCAGAAAGCTATAGTAGACTATATATAGAACTGCGTTATAAACGTTTTACATCATAATGTTGCAGCAACATCATTTCTTTGGATTTTAGCTCCCCTCACTGTCACTGTTTTAATGCTGCTGTTTAATGAAACTCAATTCTAATTtagttatattatttttcaaatctgaaaaagggaattatgcttttattaaaaaatttaacaggaaaaatacaaaacattttagtgCACTACTATGCTGTCTATTTTTTCATCTGTAGTACAACTACCTGAGACAAAGATACaatttaaagatcattttcaaacACTGATGTGGTTAAAGGGAGATTCCCCAAAtacatattgtgaaatgtttggttatttgataaaacattcaaagaaaaacacatttgggTGTAAcagaaaaagtaaatttttagGAAGGGCCTCTGAATCTGCCAAGGAAGACGATGCTGTTAGTGGTGTTGTGCCTGATGAAGAACAAGAAGGGGTGATCTGCTGTAAAACTCTGAAATTGTGTTTTACGGCAACTGCCTAACAAAAACACTGCATTGGCTGCTGATGCCTCAGTGCCTTCCTCATCGACTTCAATAAAAGCCTTGTGGATCACTGCTGAAAGGAAGAGACCACCTTTACTGCTCATGCCTGTCAGATCAGCCTTTGTTTCCTGGAACACAGAGCTCATACCCATCTTTTGCAATATTTCTGATAGGGAGTTCTCAACCTCCAGCCTGAACTTTGGCAAATGGACTTTGATAGTCATCTGCATAGTCATTTTGTCTCTTTCAGTCCAGTCAAGCAGCTTGTCAAGGGTCAACTCACTTTCCAGCTGCAAAATAACACATACATACCGAAAAATAACATACACAGCACCAAACTATGAATTTTTTTCTGGTCTTGGCAGTTTTGCTGACCTTTAGAAGAGGGTCAGAGCCATCCTGAGTTTCATTTGGAAGAAGGATGAACATGCTGAGCTCTTCCATTACATATGGTAACTCCAGCACCTGCACTTCATACTCTGGGATGTATCTGAAGTAGAAATTCCTCTCCTGGTACATCATTTGCACAGGCCGGCTCTCATTCTGATTGAAGACAAATGAAGGAATGCATAACACATagaaaatctatttattatttatgattaataaatgtttgGGTGTAGCGAAGAGTTACTTGTAAGCACAATCAATTGCAAAAGATTTTAAAAGTGACTTCCAGTATGCTTATGCTGTTCCACCCgaaaagaaaaagtggaaagtacctgatttattttaaatggcatttCTTCAGTTTCTGTTACATTAAATGTGTGGATCCAGTTCGCTTTGAGGTAGATGGCATTAACTAGAACTAGTCGGGTCATCCCGGTCAACATTCCAGGCTTGAGAAGATCTTTaactttatctgaaaaacaacaaaGTTTTGTGGTACACTTCATATCgttttttatttatcagtttaaagataaaatatcTATACATGTATCATTAGTCTAaaattattctttccaatgtaatagtttttatttgttagCAGAGCTGATGGAGTTGATCTTCTCACTCTCTGTCTGCTCTTCCACCCATTTGTTAATGAGCTGTCGTGACTCGTCAAATGCTCCAATGAAGTCCACAGCCTGAAGGTCAGCGTGGTACAGCTTCAGAGTGGACTCCAAATACTCCTGCAGGACAAAATAAAGACAGTTTCTCAAGAAGAGAAAGCATTATACAGAGAGCATTATAAAGGTAACAAACTAAAGGTTGTATCTCatttgaaaagaaacaaaaaaaaaaaaacacagtgcaTTTTCATGTGAATTATACACATTCTTCTCTCAGATAAAGTAAAGCATGAATTTAGCAAAGCACACAGAGAGCATCACAATGTCTCATTGAAGGCAGATTACACTCACAGGTAAGAAGCTGAAGGTCTTCTCTCCATAGAGACGGTTTGCCATTATTATGATGTAGGAGGCTGATGGACTGTTAATAGTTGAGGTGAGGGTCTCAAAATGAGAGTGAACATCGGAGACAGAACTAAAGGACAAAACCTGCAAAGAGAAAAACAGATGGGTTAATCTCACAAATCTGATTGATTTCTAAAGTccattaaaggagtcatatgatgcgattacatttttcctttttctttggagtgttacaagatctcagtgcataaagaagatctgtaaagctgcaaagactgtaaagtctcaaatccaaagagatatactttattaaagttaagagtcaactacTCCTACCGAAAACGGCTCAttttaacacgcccccacatgtctacatcacaatgtggaaagatttgcataatgccgcccaaatgttcatgcaaagaaagaaggtgtaacttttatttttgctgttgccCCTGGTGGCATGTTGTGGAGaggctgtgtgtttcgttgtgaaggcgaagctactttgtttggccttccaataTAGtaaacaactagaaatcagtggttaagttgtattccaaaacattttaaaccaatTAGTCAGATGTGTTCAGCACATTTTGCAGAGGCCAATGAATGTTtactgtgagagtagcctacaatgctggTGTCTGTTTCCATAAGCGGGACAATTCCAACTATGCAAagagtctggcgcttctgactcagtctgtaagtacgttctcttgtgtaaaggatttgccactgatgactcatatgcaagttttgagcagtgtggaGTAACtgttagagcttgttgtttgttgtttctccgagtacaaatgcagacattttatgtttatgcagagTGATATGCAACGCATAAAAAGTATACAGTAAAccattataatctgtaattatgtctCAACTGGACACAACAAATGCCTCTATTGTTTCTGGTAATCCACACAGACTATAGTTTCCAGACTCAtgcttattcatttttttaagcaGTATAGCCAATGTGAAGTCTGGTAATATTGTATCTTCTCTTCTTCTACCAAAATGAACTCTTTCAACCCCAACTTAATTTTGAATATGATAAAGATATCGTCCTCTCTCCTCCTTATTCAAAACTTCTTGTCATCTcttcttgtcatttttattgcagTTTCTAATTTTAGCATTAACTTATTTGCTTAGTTGAATAATAATTTCTATATGTGATCATTTCAGCACCTGTTTTGCTAAATGATCCACAACCTCATTTCCATCCACTCCCAAGCTGGAACCCACAGGAAACATATCTTAATTCCTATCTTATTCAttgtatacatacataaaataatttcattcaaaatgtcTTGTCTTGAAAATCTTCCACTGATAAGACTTGATAATGCAGAGAATTAATCTGCACATATCACTACAGTACATTCATTGGCTGAGTATTCTCCATCCACCTGATAGTTAATAATATTCCTACCATCTCTGTAGAGTAAACTCCTACTTGATAAGAAACTCTTTCACCAATTTTGATTTGATAAGTTGGGACGAATACAGCTGCTGATGCTAGTCCTGTCTCTGGATCTTTGGAACCATTAGTGAAAATTGAGAATGCTTGTAATTCTGTTCTAGATACAGTTTAACCATAACATATTTAgcttttactctatttttgtcattaatcattccTTCCAAATTAAAGTCTACTAGTGGTATAAAGGGAATAACAAAGATGAAATGGGTGACACTAATACTGCAGGGCTCATTTCTACTATTTCACATGACTGGGCTTCTTCTGCTATCCTTCCAAAACTTTTAAACTGGTCTGACTCATGTTCTCAACATTTTCCCAATACTGGGGCGTAACatttcacacgcttgaggcagtcggccaatcacaacacactggatagctggccaatcagtgtataCCTCGCTATTCAAAACTAggatgctgagtcccaattcgcatactatccgtcctaaatagtatgcgaaattagaattagtacgtcccaaatcgtagtatgttgaaaagagtattccaaagatacccggatggtctactatttccgatttgaattcgaagtgcagatcaatgcacactctatgtgctaatattgcccacaactcattgcgtgcgggagggaggggctttgcggtgatgtaaacatggcagccggatgcagcagcggagatgcgccctcagcttttaagtgtaagaattcaaatgtttaaccctaattaaagttatattttatttcgttacacacattgcacatgaacgtcagaaccagccgcctcacaaacgacctgcgtttggttctacgacgacgccgccctgcttcttcactcttcaacttggtagaagaacacattgtaaaatgtattgtgaaaaaaaacgatgagaaaaaaagatgggaatagtaaataaaattttattggacataaagaatgaatgaaacgttaacagttgtggtgtgcgtaactaggcaaccacgttgtcgttcacattgcatgacgtcatcgaagtatgtcccagaacgtgcatactcttttgctacacactcaaaagtatgtactttttcctcacaaaaaagtacatacttttaggtcgtagtataagtaggcgaattgggactcagcgggagctttgtaaaaatcaggcggcaaggaagtcgaccggaagttgaagtcggctgcgtgctgccatcttgtagcagaactttacttgcgttagcattcccattgactcccattcattttgacgTCACTTTGACAgggaataactttacatctgaggcgtttaaagactccgtttgtccattatttatttctaaagatacacggcaatgtataaagggctccattaccttctatgttacattatggccccgtagaaacagttttttttttaaataggctaactattgcgtcataaccacttgactctctgtcgcattaccgtacagacaggtggagaagctcgcaggcaattaacttaatatggcgtgctggcattacattttaaaatactatacaaaataattttgcacgcacagctactagaacatttacatctgtcagacaagTTGCTGaagtcgtcaagcttcgtttgagtctgcgcgtcagaaaccgaagtgctaaaaaacgctaaaaatgggcttcaattgtcttaagttgagttccaatggggtcgctgtgtccatttcttttactgtctatggtaaaaATCGACGCGTTTCAAAAAGgcgtttcaaatatatatatatatatatatatatatatatatatatattttttttttttttaccttaaagctgcagtaggtaacttttgtaaaaatttatttttttacatatttgttaaacctgtcattatgtcctgacagtagaatatgagacagataatctgtgaaaaaaatcaagctcctctggctcctcccagtggtcctattgccatttgcaggaatacatcgCTCCCTGTAAGAAACAaccagagctgtggtccgtaacttttttatgtgttcaaaatttacaaaatgtatataataagcaaggctgtcacttttgtgaaaaaatcattttcgattttaagacataagtgttcattgaatcgactgtaaaataaatttttccatgtctaaaaaaaaaaaaaaaggttaaagcctgcagtgtattttaaataatgattcaatccatttcaaacaactgttcaaaaaaatgaaactttaaattacTTGAAGTTGAGAACAGGCCTTGTGTGTAGGGCTGCGCAGATCACGATCGACcgatgcgcatctcgtcagtaaagccggttctctaacacggttctctaatcagcggtaaattgcatcaggtgcgtgatttcacatagagcagctgttactacacagagctggtGTTACCTAtagctgcgcaaataaacgctgataatgaacgtggatttgcgcagctagttaacaacggctctgtttaGTAACAGCTGCTCAAGTCAATGagcattttcggggtccagagcagagcgtttatatatatgtccagctgttgagaaaaCGCGCTCCCAGGGGTACTTCATTTTACTGCCAATCTTCCACCACAAAAGCGGGTCGCTGTCAGCTGGCAATGGTggctccttttcataactcagcacCTCCTGTaaaggtcgctttcgacgtcactgggtcataaaattgctggtattttctgtctagtttTGCAACGCCTATCTGcatttcggaattctttattttctatttctgcttgtttgtgagttttgttacatctattttttaat is a window of Carassius auratus strain Wakin chromosome 45, ASM336829v1, whole genome shotgun sequence DNA encoding:
- the LOC113063180 gene encoding leukocyte elastase inhibitor-like — encoded protein: MEGVSRANSLFALDLYRALSASNAEGNMLFSPLSISAALSMVYLGARGETDEEMARVLSFSSVSDVHSHFETLTSTINSPSASYIIIMANRLYGEKTFSFLPEYLESTLKLYHADLQAVDFIGAFDESRQLINKWVEEQTENKVKDLLKPGMLTGMTRLVLVNAIYLKANWIHTFNVTETEEMPFKINQNESRPVQMMYQERNFYFRYIPEYEVQVLELPYVMEELSMFILLPNETQDGSDPLLKLESELTLDKLLDWTERDKMTMQMTIKVHLPKFRLEVENSLSEILQKMGMSSVFQETKADLTGMSSKGGLFLSAVIHKAFIEVDEEGTEASAANAVFLLGSCRKTQFQSFTADHPFLFFIRHNTTNSIVFLGRFRGPS